The proteins below come from a single Acinonyx jubatus isolate Ajub_Pintada_27869175 chromosome A1, VMU_Ajub_asm_v1.0, whole genome shotgun sequence genomic window:
- the TGDS gene encoding dTDP-D-glucose 4,6-dehydratase isoform X1 → MSAAGRAEPLGPPGSFAKRLLVTGGAGFIASHVIVSLVQDYPNYMIINLDKLDYCASLKNLETISNKQNYKFIQGDICNSHFVKLLFETEKIDIVLHFAAQTHVDLSFVRAFEFTYVNVYGTHVLVSAAHEARVEKFIYVSTDEVYGGSLDKEFDESSPKQPTNPYASSKAAAECFVQSYWERYKFPAVITRSSNVYGPHQYPEKVIPKFISLLQHNRKCCIHGSGLQTRNFLYATDVVEAFLTVLKKGKPGEIYNIGTNFEMSVLQLAKELIQLIKETNSESEMENWVDYVNDRPTNDMRYPMKSEKIHGLGWRPKVPWKEGIKKTIDWYRENFHNWKNAEKALEPFPVQPPFV, encoded by the exons CGCATCACATGTGATTGTCTCTTTAGTACAAGATTATCCGAACTATATGATCATAAATCTAGACAAG CTGGATTACTGTGCAAGCTTGAAGAATCTTGAAACCATTTCtaacaaacaaaactacaaatTTATACAG GGTGACATATGTAATTCTCACTTTGTGAAACTGctttttgaaacagagaaaatagatATAGTGCTACATTTTGCTGCGCAAACACATGTAG atCTTTCATTTGTACGTGCCTTTGAGTTTACATATGTTAATGTCTATGGCACTCATGTTTTGGTAAGTGCTGCTCATGAAGCCAGAGTGGAGAAATTTATTTACGTTAGCACAGATGAAGTGTATGGAGGCAGTCTTGATAAG gaatttgACGAATCTTCACCCAAACAACCTACAAATCCATATGCATCATCTAAAGCAGCTGCTGAGTGTTTTGTACAGTCTTACTGGGAACGATATAAA TTTCCAGCTGTCATCACACGAAGCAGTAATGTTTACGGACCACATCAATATCCAGAAAAG gttattccaaaatttatatcttTACTACAACACAACAGGAAATG cTGCATTCATGGATCAGGGCTTCAAACGAGAAATTTCCTTTATGCTACCGATGTAGTAGAAGCATTTCTCACTGTCCTCAAGAAGGGGAAACCAGGTGAAATTTATAACATCGGAACCAATTTTGAAATGTCAGTTCTCCAGCTTGCCAAAGAACTAATACAACTG ATCAAAGAGACCAATTCAGAGTCTGAAATGGAAAACTGGGTGGATTATGTTAATGATAG accTACCAATGACATGAGATATCCAATGAAGTCAGAAAAAATACATGGTTTAGGATGGAGACCCAAAGTGCCttggaaagaaggaataaaaaagacaa TTGACTGGTACAGAGAGAATTTTCACAACTGGAagaatgcagaaaaggcattggAACCCTTTCCAGTACAACCACCGTTTGTATAG
- the TGDS gene encoding dTDP-D-glucose 4,6-dehydratase isoform X2 — protein sequence MSAAGRAEPLGPPGSFAKRLLVTGGAGFIASHVIVSLVQDYPNYMIINLDKLDYCASLKNLETISNKQNYKFIQGDICNSHFVKLLFETEKIDIVLHFAAQTHVDLSFVRAFEFTYVNVYGTHVLEFDESSPKQPTNPYASSKAAAECFVQSYWERYKFPAVITRSSNVYGPHQYPEKVIPKFISLLQHNRKCCIHGSGLQTRNFLYATDVVEAFLTVLKKGKPGEIYNIGTNFEMSVLQLAKELIQLIKETNSESEMENWVDYVNDRPTNDMRYPMKSEKIHGLGWRPKVPWKEGIKKTIDWYRENFHNWKNAEKALEPFPVQPPFV from the exons CGCATCACATGTGATTGTCTCTTTAGTACAAGATTATCCGAACTATATGATCATAAATCTAGACAAG CTGGATTACTGTGCAAGCTTGAAGAATCTTGAAACCATTTCtaacaaacaaaactacaaatTTATACAG GGTGACATATGTAATTCTCACTTTGTGAAACTGctttttgaaacagagaaaatagatATAGTGCTACATTTTGCTGCGCAAACACATGTAG atCTTTCATTTGTACGTGCCTTTGAGTTTACATATGTTAATGTCTATGGCACTCATGTTTTG gaatttgACGAATCTTCACCCAAACAACCTACAAATCCATATGCATCATCTAAAGCAGCTGCTGAGTGTTTTGTACAGTCTTACTGGGAACGATATAAA TTTCCAGCTGTCATCACACGAAGCAGTAATGTTTACGGACCACATCAATATCCAGAAAAG gttattccaaaatttatatcttTACTACAACACAACAGGAAATG cTGCATTCATGGATCAGGGCTTCAAACGAGAAATTTCCTTTATGCTACCGATGTAGTAGAAGCATTTCTCACTGTCCTCAAGAAGGGGAAACCAGGTGAAATTTATAACATCGGAACCAATTTTGAAATGTCAGTTCTCCAGCTTGCCAAAGAACTAATACAACTG ATCAAAGAGACCAATTCAGAGTCTGAAATGGAAAACTGGGTGGATTATGTTAATGATAG accTACCAATGACATGAGATATCCAATGAAGTCAGAAAAAATACATGGTTTAGGATGGAGACCCAAAGTGCCttggaaagaaggaataaaaaagacaa TTGACTGGTACAGAGAGAATTTTCACAACTGGAagaatgcagaaaaggcattggAACCCTTTCCAGTACAACCACCGTTTGTATAG
- the TGDS gene encoding dTDP-D-glucose 4,6-dehydratase isoform X3, which produces MSAAGRAEPLGPPGSFAKRLLVTGGAGFIASHVIVSLVQDYPNYMIINLDKLDYCASLKNLETISNKQNYKFIQGDICNSHFVKLLFETEKIDIVLHFAAQTHVDLSFVRAFEFTYVNVYGTHVLVSAAHEARVEKFIYVSTDEVYGGSLDKEFDESSPKQPTNPYASSKAAAECFVQSYWERYKFPAVITRSSNVYGPHQYPEKVIPKFISLLQHNRKCCIHGSGLQTRNFLYATDVVEAFLTVLKKGKPGEIYNIGTNFEMSVLQLAKELIQLIKETNSESEMENWVDYVNDS; this is translated from the exons CGCATCACATGTGATTGTCTCTTTAGTACAAGATTATCCGAACTATATGATCATAAATCTAGACAAG CTGGATTACTGTGCAAGCTTGAAGAATCTTGAAACCATTTCtaacaaacaaaactacaaatTTATACAG GGTGACATATGTAATTCTCACTTTGTGAAACTGctttttgaaacagagaaaatagatATAGTGCTACATTTTGCTGCGCAAACACATGTAG atCTTTCATTTGTACGTGCCTTTGAGTTTACATATGTTAATGTCTATGGCACTCATGTTTTGGTAAGTGCTGCTCATGAAGCCAGAGTGGAGAAATTTATTTACGTTAGCACAGATGAAGTGTATGGAGGCAGTCTTGATAAG gaatttgACGAATCTTCACCCAAACAACCTACAAATCCATATGCATCATCTAAAGCAGCTGCTGAGTGTTTTGTACAGTCTTACTGGGAACGATATAAA TTTCCAGCTGTCATCACACGAAGCAGTAATGTTTACGGACCACATCAATATCCAGAAAAG gttattccaaaatttatatcttTACTACAACACAACAGGAAATG cTGCATTCATGGATCAGGGCTTCAAACGAGAAATTTCCTTTATGCTACCGATGTAGTAGAAGCATTTCTCACTGTCCTCAAGAAGGGGAAACCAGGTGAAATTTATAACATCGGAACCAATTTTGAAATGTCAGTTCTCCAGCTTGCCAAAGAACTAATACAACTG ATCAAAGAGACCAATTCAGAGTCTGAAATGGAAAACTGGGTGGATTATGTTAATGATAG TTGA